A genomic stretch from Solanum stenotomum isolate F172 chromosome 8, ASM1918654v1, whole genome shotgun sequence includes:
- the LOC125872347 gene encoding uncharacterized protein LOC125872347 — protein sequence MSAYFYCGGCGARIALVQDYDHPGDDIENSRFFTKVFNVEVAQDEQYNPVLNGMNLATTYCGKCRTPLGWRVIAVSEPSRSHKVGGFYMRLKWLHEMNHDKYRDRTEGYGDSTEQDVGANEPNFYQDGDTTEGYGDSTEPEVGANEPNFDQDGGVNEQNFDQDGGVNEQNFDQDGGVNEQNFDQDGGVNEQNADQRGGGNEQNVGQDGGGNEKNADQHGGGSEQNSDQHGGGNEQTVGQDGGANEQNVDQHGGGNEQTVGQDGGANEQNADQHGGCNEQNVGQDGGGNEQTADEHGGSNEQNVGQDGGSPMKRPKK from the exons ATGTCTGCTTACTTCTACTGCGGTGGCTGCGGAGCTCGAATTGCACTCGTCCAGGATTACGATCACCCT GGAGACGACATAGAGAATTCAAGGTTCTTTACTAAAGT GTTTAATGTTGAAGTAGCACAGGACGAGCAATATAATCCAGTATTAAATGGCATGAACCTAGCCACGACTTACTGTGGCAAATGTAGAACCCCGCTCGGGTGGAGAGTT ATTGCAGTCTCCGAACCATCTAGGAGTCATAAAGTAGGAGGATTCTATATGAGATT GAAATGGCTGCATGAAATGAATCATGATAAATATAGAGACAGAACTGAGGGATATGGAGATTCTACTGAACAAGACGTGGGTGCTAATGAGCCAAATTTTTATCAAGATGGAGACACAACTGAGGGATATGGAGACTCCACTGAACCAGAAGTGGGTGCTAATGAGCCAAATTTTGATCAAGACGGAGGTGTTAATGAgcaaaattttgatcaagacGGAGGCGTTAATGAgcaaaattttgatcaagacGGAGGCGTTAATGAgcaaaattttgatcaagatgGAGGCGTTAATGAGCAAAATGCTGATCAACGTGGAGGCGGTAATGAGCAAAATGTTGGTCAAGATGGAGGCGGTAATGAGAAAAATGCTGATCAACATGGAGGCGGTAGTGAGCAAAATTCTGATCAACATGGAGGCGGTAATGAGCAAACTGTTGGTCAAGATGGAGGCGCTAATGAGCAAAATGTTGATCAACATGGAGGCGGTAATGAGCAAACTGTTGGTCAAGATGGAGGCGCTAATGAGCAAAATGCTGATCAACATGGAGGCTGTAATGAGCAAAATGTTGGTCAAGATGGAGGCGGTAATGAGCAAACTGCTGATGAACATGGAGGCAGTAATGAGCAAAATGTTGGTCAAGATGGAGGCTCGCCAATGAAACGGCCGAAGAAATAG